From the genome of Planctomycetota bacterium:
CGAGCAGGGGGGCGATGTAGGCGATGGCGGAGAGGACGCGGCAGTTTCGGCGCAGGGTGCGGACTTCGCGGGCGCCGGCGTCCTCGATGGTTTTTTCGATTTCCGGCAGCGGCCGGTGGAGGCGGCGGATGGCGGCCTGGAAGATCCGCGCAATGGGGTTGGGATGGGCTTGGCAGTAGGTGAGGATCTTGCCGCGGTCGATCGGCCGGACGCCGACGAGGCTTCGCAGGCCGAGAATGAACCCGGGCGGAAGGATCTTGCTTCGGCGGAGGCTGACGGCCCGCTCGATGGCGAAGGCGACCATGAGGAACGAGCAGAGGTAGATGGGGTACATGACCGGGCCGCCGCGCTCGAGCAATTCGAAGAGGGTCGGCAGTTTCTGGTCCTTGGCGGCGTCTTCGGCGGGCGGCGCGGCCGCTTCGGGAGGCGCCGCGGCATTGGGAGGCGGTTCGGGGGCGCCGGCGGGGGCGCGGCCGGTGGGGGCCAACATGGCCGCCGAGACGGCGAGCACGAAGGCGAAGGCAAGGACCGCGGGATGGCGTAAGGTCATCGGTCGAATCTCCTTTGGTTCCGGGCGTCAGGCCGGCAGTTTCGCGAGTGCATCGCGGGCCGGCTGGGCCCACTTGGTGTCTTTATATTTGTCCACGACGGTTTGAAGGGCCTCTCGGGCCTCCTTCGGTTTCTCGAGGCTGAGGTAGCACTTCCCGATTTCGAACTGGGCGGCGGCGGCCCATTCGGTGTAGGCGATCCAGAGGGGCGAGACGACGCGCAGGTACGCCTTGAGGGCCTCGCGCGGGTTGCCGGCGGCCAGGAACGTCTCGCCGACGTAGAACTGGGCCTTGGCCCCGGTTTCGGTCTCGGTCATCCCGAGGACGCGCTCGAACCGCTGCCGCGCCTGGTCGAGACGCTTCAGATCGTAGAGGGCCTTGCCGATGCCGAACTGGACCTCGGCCATGGCGGCGTAGCCGGGATAGGCCTGCTCGATGACCGAGAGGGTCGCCAGGGCGTCCTCGTGGCGTCCGAGGACGGCCTGGGCCTCGCCGAGGCGGAAGCGGGCGTCGGCGGCGTGCGGAAAGTCCTTGAACTTCGGGTCCGCGAGTTTCGAGAGGCGTTCGATGGCGTCGGCCGGTTTGCCGAGACGCGCCAGCGCCTCGCCTGCCTGGAGGAGCGCGTCGGGCACGAGGTCGCTTTGGGGCGTTTCGGCGACGAGGCGGTCGAAGAGTTTGACGGCTTCGTCGTACTTTTCCTCGGCCCACTTGCACCAGCCGAGGCGGTAAAGGATCTTGTCCTTCAGGCGGTCGCCGGAGGCCGCGAGCGCTTTTTCGTAGAGGGCGACGGCGTCGGCGTACTTTTTGTCGCGGTAGCGGGCCTCGGCGATCTGGAAATTGGCGTCGGCCGCCAGCGCGCTCGCCGCAAAATCGCGTGCGAGCCGCTCGTACGCCTCCAGAGCCTCCTTCTCCTTGCCGGCCTGCTGGAGCGACCACGCCAGTTCATACGCCGCCTGCTCGCGGACCTTGTCGTCCTTAGAGGCATCGAGGAGTTTGCGGAACGCGTCGGCCGCCTCCGCGTAGTTCTTCTCCTTTTCGAGGCACGTGCCGAGGCCCAGCAGCGCCGAGGGCGCCAGGTCGTGCCCCGCGAACTTGGCCAGCATGGCCTGGTAGGCGGCGCGGGCGTCGGGAATCTTGTCGGCCTTCTGGAGCGCAAGGGCTTTCTGGTACATCGCCTGGGGCGCGAGGTCCGCAGCGGCATACTTGTCGGCGGCGCGGCCGAAGACGTCGGCGGCCTCGGCGAAGGCGCCCCGCTCGAACCGGCACGTGCCCAGGTGGTATAGCGCGTAGGGCGCGAGGGCGTGGTCGGGGCTTTTCTCCGCGATTTCCTTGTAGTGGTTGGCGGCCTCGTCCCATTTTTTGTCGGCGCGCAGGAGTTCGGCCAGTTCGTACTGGGCCTGCGGCTTCTGGTCGCTCGCGGCGTACTGGCTGACGAACTGGTTGAGGCGTGCGACGGCGGCGCCCGAGTCGCCCGCGCGGGCCAGCGCGAGGCCCATCCTCAGGAGGGCGTTTTCGGCGTGGGCCTTGCCGCCCGCGGAGTCGAGATACTTGCCGAACGTCTCCGCCGCCTTCTTGTAGTTTCCCTTCTCGAAGAAGCAGTTGCCCTGGAGGAAGATCGCTTCGGCGGCGAGTGCGGCGTCGGCATTCTTCGCATCGATCCCGGCGAGTTCCTTCAGGGCGGCGTCGTAATCCTTCTGGAAGTAGCGGACCCACGCCAGGCGGAATCGCGCCGCCGGGGCGTCCGGCGCGTCTCCGTGCTTCTCCAGGAGCGCCTGGTACCGTTCGGCGGCCTCTTTGTATTTCTTCTCGAGGAAGCGATTCTCGCCGGAGATAAAGAGGACGTGGGGCGCGAGGGCGTTCGCCGCGGCCTTCGCGAGAAAGGCATCGCACGCCTTGTCGGACTCCTCATACTTGCCGGCGCGGTGAAGCGCGGCCGCGGCGGCGTAAAGGGCCCGCGGCGCGTCGGCGTGGTCGGGGTATTTCTCGGCGAACGCGCGATAGGCCTTGGCGGCATCTTCCGGCTTGCCCTCGGCCAGCAGGGCGTCGGCCAGGCCCAGGCGTGCGTCGGCGGCGCGCGGCCCGTCGGGCGAGGTCTTGAGAATTTTTTCGAACGCGCCGCGCGCCTCCGCGAACCCCTTCTGCTTCAGGTACGCCGTCCCCAGCCAGTAAAGGGCCTCCGTGTCGGAGGGGTCCTTCTGGAGTTTCTCCTGGAGTTTCTGGATGGCGCCGGCGTAGTCGTCGGCCAGATAGAGGCACATGCCGGCGTAAAGAGTTGCCTTCGAGGCCCGCTCCGAATCGGGGAATCGCTTGGCGCAGTCGGCGAAGGCGGCGGCGGCCTCCTTGTACTTCTTGGCCTGGTAGAGGGCCAGCGCGCCCTCGAACGCCGCATCGGGCGCCAGCGGGCTCTTGGACTTGGCGACCTCGGCATAGACGTCGGCGGCGCGGTCGTACTGGCCGGTCTGGTAGAGGCTCTGGGCCAGGTGGAATCGGGCGGTCGGCGCCAGGTCGCTCTTGGAGGCGAGGGCGAGGAACTCCTCGAAGGTTCCGCGGGCGGCGTCGAATCGGCCGGCCGCCAGACGCGCCAGGCCCAGGTTCAGGTGCGCCCGCTCCAGCAGCGAGTCGAAGGAGGCGGCGACGGCCGGCGCGACTTCCTGGAGACGCTTGCGCTCCGCCTTCAGATGCTTGTCGGCATCCTTGCCGGTGAGGAACTCTTCGACCAGGGCGGCGAGGGTCTTCTCGGCCTCATCGGGCTGCTTGAGCGCGAGGAACACTTCGCCTCGGCGCGCGCGGGCCCACGAGGCCAGGTAATGCTTGTCGTGTTTCTTGAGGATTTCGTCGAAGGCGTCGGCGGCCTCTTTCGGTTTGCCGACGGCCGCAAGGGCCTCGCCGAGATAGAAAAGCGCCTCGGGCATGCGCTCGTAGTTGGGGGCGGCCTTGCGGAGTTCCTCGAGGGCGGCGATCGCCTCCTCGTTCTTCCCCAGATGCCGAAGCGACCGGGCCAGTCCGAGGCGTGCGTCGGCCCCCTTCTCGTGATTCGGATACTTCTGGAGAAAGGCGCGAAACTCCTCCGCCGCCAGATCGAACTTCTGCGTCCCATACAGCCACGCCGCCATGTTGTAGTCTTCGGTCGCCTTGCCGGTTGTTTTCTCTGGTTCGGCTGCCGGGGCCGCAAGGCCCAGCGCGCAGACAGCAAGAACTGCGGCAACGAAAACGGAACCTCGCCGATTCATCCGTTCGCCTCCCTCAAGCAGTCCCCGGAGCGAAGCGAGGGACAAAATCCCCTCGCGCCGGCCCCGGCAGCGCGGGACGCGGCGAAAGCATTGTGCCAGGAACCGGTTGAAAAATCCGCTGAAAAATGCCCGCTGATGTTCGCCCACTCTGTGGAACCCGTCCGCGGCGGGTTTGTTCCTCGCAAAGTGGCGACTTCTCGGTGAAATGGGCCGGCGGCCCGGAATCCACGCCGCCGCCCCAGCGCCGCCGTCTCCTTCAAAGCGATTCCAGAAGCCGGCGGTGCTGTAACCATCGGCTCCAAAACGAGTTACGTGTCCAAAAACCGGAGCAAGGCATGGTTACGTTTGGTTTTTGTCTTGCATTTTGCGGCGGGGGGCATCTACTGGCCGTCAGGCTCATCGGGAGCCTGAACGACCGTAAGGCCGTGAACGGTTACAACGGCACGAAAGGAGAGAAGTCACATGGCGGAATTGGAGTCCTTCGAGGTCGCGGAAGGCGAGACGTTTGGCGATCTGTTGTCTCCAGACCGCATTCGCAGCAGCGAGAAACTCAAGATCGGTCTGCTGACCGGCGGCTTCTTCGAGTACTGGCGAATGTATCCCGGCACACTGAAGGAAACAGTCCAGAAGGACAATCAGGTCGTCCTGGACCGATTGTCCCGGAACCATTCGGTAGTTTTCCCCGGGCTGGTGGACAGCATGGACGCTGCGGACCATGCCGGCCGCTGCTTCCGGGACGAGCAGATCGATTTGTTGATCGTTACCGAGCGGACCTATGTCCCGGACACCTACATCCACCAGGTCCTCTCGCACGTGTCCGGAGTGCCGCTGTTGCTCTATGTCTCGCAGTCCACCGATACCATCAATCTCCAGAGTGATTACGAGGGCACCTTGCGGGACAGCGGCATGATGTCGCTGGTGCAACTGGTGGCTGGCTTCCGAAAGATGGACCGTTACCACAACCTGGAAGTGGTGGTGGGAAGCATTCATGACGAACAGTCCTACCGGGAAATCGAACGTTACATCGACGTGGTTACGATCTACAAACAACTCAAGGCCATGACGATCGGAGTCATCGGCCACGTGTTTCGGGGGATGTTCGACTTCGAGTACGACAAAACGATGGTCAAGGGAACGCTGGGCCCCGAGGTGGTGCATATTCAGATCAGCCATCTGCTGGATTTGTGGGAGAAGATATCTGCGCAAGACCCCCGGGTGTGC
Proteins encoded in this window:
- a CDS encoding MotA/TolQ/ExbB proton channel family protein, which gives rise to MTLRHPAVLAFAFVLAVSAAMLAPTGRAPAGAPEPPPNAAAPPEAAAPPAEDAAKDQKLPTLFELLERGGPVMYPIYLCSFLMVAFAIERAVSLRRSKILPPGFILGLRSLVGVRPIDRGKILTYCQAHPNPIARIFQAAIRRLHRPLPEIEKTIEDAGAREVRTLRRNCRVLSAIAYIAPLLGLLGTVNGMIMCFSQVSTGEALGRAERLAEGIYQALVTTAAGLTVAIPAAALYLMFMAKIEKLVSEMDDLSLEFVESVADDASR
- a CDS encoding tetratricopeptide repeat protein, which encodes MNRRGSVFVAAVLAVCALGLAAPAAEPEKTTGKATEDYNMAAWLYGTQKFDLAAEEFRAFLQKYPNHEKGADARLGLARSLRHLGKNEEAIAALEELRKAAPNYERMPEALFYLGEALAAVGKPKEAADAFDEILKKHDKHYLASWARARRGEVFLALKQPDEAEKTLAALVEEFLTGKDADKHLKAERKRLQEVAPAVAASFDSLLERAHLNLGLARLAAGRFDAARGTFEEFLALASKSDLAPTARFHLAQSLYQTGQYDRAADVYAEVAKSKSPLAPDAAFEGALALYQAKKYKEAAAAFADCAKRFPDSERASKATLYAGMCLYLADDYAGAIQKLQEKLQKDPSDTEALYWLGTAYLKQKGFAEARGAFEKILKTSPDGPRAADARLGLADALLAEGKPEDAAKAYRAFAEKYPDHADAPRALYAAAAALHRAGKYEESDKACDAFLAKAAANALAPHVLFISGENRFLEKKYKEAAERYQALLEKHGDAPDAPAARFRLAWVRYFQKDYDAALKELAGIDAKNADAALAAEAIFLQGNCFFEKGNYKKAAETFGKYLDSAGGKAHAENALLRMGLALARAGDSGAAVARLNQFVSQYAASDQKPQAQYELAELLRADKKWDEAANHYKEIAEKSPDHALAPYALYHLGTCRFERGAFAEAADVFGRAADKYAAADLAPQAMYQKALALQKADKIPDARAAYQAMLAKFAGHDLAPSALLGLGTCLEKEKNYAEAADAFRKLLDASKDDKVREQAAYELAWSLQQAGKEKEALEAYERLARDFAASALAADANFQIAEARYRDKKYADAVALYEKALAASGDRLKDKILYRLGWCKWAEEKYDEAVKLFDRLVAETPQSDLVPDALLQAGEALARLGKPADAIERLSKLADPKFKDFPHAADARFRLGEAQAVLGRHEDALATLSVIEQAYPGYAAMAEVQFGIGKALYDLKRLDQARQRFERVLGMTETETGAKAQFYVGETFLAAGNPREALKAYLRVVSPLWIAYTEWAAAAQFEIGKCYLSLEKPKEAREALQTVVDKYKDTKWAQPARDALAKLPA